The Candidatus Tumulicola sp. genome contains a region encoding:
- a CDS encoding protein kinase, whose product MSYIVRNEASGKRGFLKAYDLQAVLEKAQKEPGFSPMESLNKLTAVYMFERDLLDDCGKMDRIIDLIDHGETFLKPADVSSFVPYIVCELADGGDIRNTLPLLDPKETEWRLSTLHHVATAIAQLHRRDIAHRDIKQANILDTEAGRKLGDLGSCTRRGRPEVHDSSFPGDMRFAAPEVVYGYEHPDWVSRHIPGDLYALGSVACFLFTGLSICKLQMHANLSVAHRPPFYGGLWKGTFQDARPYLVDAFGKTLQQIEAALPEPRGSFNYRPELMELIVQLSHPWPEERGVIERGGGRSLSLTKIISKFDLLVKKTRVRRRAIA is encoded by the coding sequence GTGAGCTACATCGTTCGTAACGAAGCTAGCGGAAAGCGTGGATTTCTAAAAGCCTATGATCTTCAGGCTGTCCTAGAGAAAGCACAGAAAGAGCCCGGGTTCAGTCCCATGGAGAGCCTAAATAAGTTGACGGCGGTATATATGTTCGAACGCGATCTTTTGGACGATTGCGGGAAGATGGACCGTATCATCGACCTTATTGACCACGGAGAAACCTTTCTCAAGCCGGCCGACGTTAGTAGCTTCGTTCCATACATCGTTTGCGAACTCGCGGATGGCGGCGACATCCGCAATACTTTGCCGCTTCTTGATCCGAAAGAAACCGAGTGGCGGCTTTCAACACTCCATCATGTCGCCACCGCAATTGCGCAGCTGCATCGAAGAGATATCGCGCACCGCGACATTAAACAGGCAAATATTCTCGACACCGAAGCTGGCCGCAAACTTGGGGATCTCGGAAGCTGCACGCGCCGCGGTCGGCCAGAGGTCCACGATAGCTCCTTCCCGGGAGACATGCGGTTTGCGGCTCCCGAGGTCGTCTACGGTTATGAGCACCCAGATTGGGTGTCAAGGCACATCCCGGGCGACCTCTATGCCCTCGGCAGCGTCGCATGTTTTCTGTTCACGGGCCTATCGATCTGCAAACTTCAGATGCACGCAAACCTTAGTGTTGCTCATCGACCACCTTTCTACGGCGGATTGTGGAAAGGTACGTTCCAGGACGCGAGGCCTTATCTGGTCGACGCCTTCGGTAAGACCTTGCAGCAAATCGAAGCGGCACTTCCCGAACCGCGTGGTTCCTTCAACTACCGCCCAGAACTAATGGAGCTAATCGTCCAGCTTTCGCATCCCTGGCCGGAGGAACGCGGCGTAATTGAGCGGGGCGGCGGCCGTTCGCTGTCGCTGACAAAGATCATTTCTAAGTTCGATCTGCTCGTGAAAAAGACGCGTGTGCGCCGTCGAGCAATCGCATGA